The Zingiber officinale cultivar Zhangliang chromosome 9A, Zo_v1.1, whole genome shotgun sequence genome window below encodes:
- the LOC122020612 gene encoding protein EMSY-LIKE 3-like → MEFGPSDSSGTDDDFPPPLQNRGVRQHMTGNGRTTVGAIPYARVQSDMEIQIHRLEQEAYTSVLRAFKAQSDAITWEKESLITELRKELKVSDEEHRELLNRVNADDIIRRIREWRQEGGHQSGVFSNVQSDVPAPSPTISASRKRQRTQPVPSLSLDVPSTGLHSQPVAVPMQPSPSAAKRTTTTGPKGKKSKTGQAVPGASSMKSMQYSSSGPSGRGHMANKNSSSAPGPVGLAKAALYDPLIGRKVMTRWPDDNNFYEAVIHDYNSVEGLHALVYDVGTEHETWEWVNLKEIPPEDLRWDCDNPGISHRPGLGVAPGVPERGAKKPSGRSRAIPGAGRGRGIMKNQTKKPIQPPQDGIGKNTGDIEILDTKILIKEVEKVFSASQPDPKGMKDAKNLLKTHEQSLIAAIARLADVSDGESEEGKHQYSHGQSMERDRGWRNHMIARAGEQEGYDGNHLGGDDDDDDT, encoded by the exons GAACTGATGATGATTTTCCACCACCCCTTCAAAACAGAGGTGTAAGACAACATATGACTGGTAATGGGAGGACAACAGTTGGTGCAATTCCATATGCTAGGGTGCAAAGTGATATGGAGATCCAAATACATCGTCTTGAGCAGGAAGCATACACTTCAGTTCTTCGAGCATTTAAGGCTCAATCTGATGCCATTACATGG GAAAAAGAAAGTCTAATAACTGAACTAAGAAAGGAGCTCAAAGTGTCAGATGAAGAACATCGAGAACTATTAAATAGGGTgaatgcagatgatattattcGAAGAATAAG GGAATGGAGACAAGAAGGTGGACATCAGTCTGGGGTTTTTAGTAATGTTCAATCAGATGTTCCTGCACCCAGTCCTACTATTTCAGCCTCCAGAAAAAGGCAACGAACACAGCCTGTTCCATCATTGTCCTTGGATGTACCATCTACGGGATTGCACTCACAGCCTGTTGCAGTTCCAATGCAGCCATCACCATCAGCTGCTAAAAGGACAACTACAACAGGACCCAAAGGCAAGAAATCTAAGACT GGTCAGGCAGTACCTGGTGCTTCTTCAATGAAGTCTATGCAGTATTCTTCTTCAGGTCCTAGTGGAAGAGGCCATATGGCAAATAAGAATTCTTCTAGTGCACCTGGTCCAGTTGGGTTAGCTAAAGCAGCACTATATGACCCACTAATTGGGCGTAAAGTCATGACTAGATGGCCTGATGATAATAACTTCTACGAAGCTGTTATTCATGATTACAACTCAGTGGAA GGTTTGCATGCACTGGTTTATGATGTTGGCACGGAGCACGAGACATGGGAATGGGTTAATCTGAAGGAG ATTCCCCCTGAAGATTTAAGGTGGGATTGTGACAATCCAGGTATCAGTCATCGTCCTGGTCTAGGTGTTGCTCCAGGTGTCCCTGAACGTGGGGCTAAAAAACCATCAGGCCGTAGCAGAGCAATTCCAGGAGCAGGAAGAGGTAGAGGAATCATGAAAAATCAGACAAAGAAACCTATACAACCACCCCAGGATGGCATTGGCAAGAACACTGGTGATATTGAGATCCTTGACACCAAGATACTTATTAAAGAA GTGGAGAAGGTTTTTAGCGCAAGCCAGCCTGATCCTAAGGGTATGAAGGATGCCAAGAACTTGTTGAAA ACTCATGAACAATCATTGATTGCTGCAATTGCAAGGCTTGCTGATGTATCAGATGGTGAAAGTG AAGAAGGCAAGCACCAGTATTCACATGGGCAATCCATGGAGCGGGATCGGGGATGGAGAAATCACATGATTGCTAGAGCTGGAGAACAAGAGGGCTATGATGGCAATCACTTGGGTGgggacgacgacgacgatgacACATAA